The Ziziphus jujuba cultivar Dongzao chromosome 3, ASM3175591v1 region aatgccattatttttttatttgtttgtactAAAAATCACTATTTTATTAGCTTAATTCCAAAAGAATCATTTATTTATACCCTTGATTAACCCAAGTTTTCAAGCTTTCTTGTCGCTGCAGGAGGAATGTCTCTTCCTCTGGAGTGCCATATGGTGGAATGGATAAAGTCCAAAATCAGTTACTTTGATTCTTTGATTAAactttctttgttctttgattATTCTTATATtccatcaccaaaaaaaaaaaaaaaaaaacaactcatAAATagttcttattaattaatttcaactattattattgttatcaatattattatttgacccAATCAATATCAATTTTGTAGTATTTAGAATGAtggttttattttcattaagaaTAAGAggaataaatgaattttttttatatcataaataatcataatagatTCAGTTAAatgtttactaaatttatttatcaaaaaatgtaaaacataacgtaataatatttaattggtttatttttttaatttacttatttatttaaaagtttatcattttatatataaatattttaacaaataacatTTGACCacgtattatttgataaataaatttaataaatattttagtacttataaaaatattgtataataaacttttatataataaaagagaatattctcattgattaaaagaagaaatatgTTTGGCCATATTTCAAAATTCCAATAGCGTGTAATGTTTCCATAaccaaaacttttaaaaaataaaaataaaaactacataAGTACTGGAGGTTGAGATTTGCATGTGGTGAACTTTTAACCACTGAATCAGGGCAATGTGGCCTTTCACTAAAATGTACATAAGTAATTGTAAAGGATAATCCCTAACCTATGTAAGTTTTATCGAtcctcaaattattttttataataattaaatttctaaattcATTTAAATTGTGCATTATAAAGACAAAATTCAATTTCCATCCAAAATGCCCATGAAAGTCAGATGCCCCTATCACAAGGATATGGAGGTTCATTTGCATCCATCATTCTCACGCTCCTTCAACTCCCTAAAAACACTGCAACACTAAAGCATTCAAGGCACACAAGCAATTGTAATTTGGACCAGAGAAGATGATGCTCCAGCTGTGATGTAAGAACGGCTAAGCCTCATCTGAGCAGCGCTCCGGTTAGTACAGGACATGTATGACATCACacaggatttttgtttttttaatattataaattattctaatttttttatttttattatttatgtttatatttttatagtatagatAAAGATGTTGTATTTTTGTCAGACAGGATTTATGTAACGAAGGATGTGTGtttcatctttattttatttgtctcATTAGACAATGGGCCTCTTGATTATGACCACGTGTCCTATAGCTCTAGCATATTCTTTCGCTCTGATAAATGGGTTTTATAATGGAAATTAGGAAATACCTGTTTATATCTGATTATTTTGGCACTTGAAAAGAAGAACGatagcccccaaaaaaaaaaaaaaaaaaaaaaaaaagagacttgTGACGGGCACCAAATGTTGAACAAGATTTGGTGGGCTGGTATTCCGAACCCAATTTCAAAAGGGCCACATGGATGGATCATGACCATGCAAAGGGATCAGAATTTCTATAGCCATCATTTTGGTGTGGCACAGCATTTCAggaataattaatcaattattttattcgGAGGAACCCAAAAAAACTCGGGTCACAATTTTTATTCCGAATCTAAtagtcttatttatttatttattttttttttttcaatgttcagAGAGCTTCAAGATGGTTGTACGGAAGAGGTAATAAATTAAAGGATTTGAAACTTAAACAGAGGAAGAGGCTTATTTCACAATTTTCTAGCTTTCTAAAGCAAAGGttcattaattgattttttatagcTCTCTAGCTTACTAAGGCAAAGGACATATTACGGTTGAATCCATGAACAAAGGTAATCAAAATTAAGTCTCTCCCTTAAGGTACTCCCCTAAAAGATCAAAACTACTAATCTGATCAATAGCTGAGAGGGGCATTTTTACTATTAATCTTTGGAAAATACACATGAACCCTTTAATCTTTGTTAAATTAATTGCATAaacctctttatttattttttattacaatttgctACAAAAGGATTTTTACTCAGGTcaaagtttgaatattaaacctAAAGATGTACTGTTGATTTTATCATTGAACTAAGCCTAGGAATACACATAAATctatttattatgaaaaacaaataaaattatataatataaataattcttcaaaatatatattaaaaaaatatcaaccattttcttaaaataaaggATTAACAAATgtatcaatatcataaaatttctGTGAAGTTGTGgggttcaatttaaaataattgatccaTAGAAAAGTATGAAATAAGCCTCTTCTTAAAAGTATCATCACAATTGTACTTCtggagaagagaaagagaaaaaggaaaagaaaatctaaaaaGTTGGAGTAGAAGCTAAAGTGTCTCaataattaaattctttaattgaTGCCATAACAAGTTATAAAAGTACCACTTGCAAAAGTAAGGATAGATTTGGTTGTAGGGTCAAGAAAGTGATGTaaattgagaaatttgaaattgttgATGATGATAAGTTATTCTTGATTGTAGATATCTTTATTGAAAGGAATAACTGGGAAATGTTTATGGCAATATATCAACTCAGCCGACAAGTTATGTGGCTTAAGAAACTAGAACgatatggttttttattttattttattttatttattttctatttgaccattgtattgattttgattaataattataattatgttacaatgattttttaataattttatttgaatttttttattaattagtagttgttgttatttttaCCATATGTTCATAGATAATTTGAAAGCTATTAGCACATCGAAAACCATAATTTAAATTGCATAAACACCCCTTTCGTTTGGATGTCAAAATTTCACATGGATTATATGTAccattgtcttcttttttttttttttttttttggtttggggggggggggggggacaaaTTTGTTTACCATTGTTTGGTTAAAAAGAAAcatatgtaaaaaataattaaataaataaataaaaaggaaatccaTAAGGTAAAATAATCAAGCTTCAATTAAAATCATTTTCCCCCAAAACCATATCAATCCATGGTCGAGTTGAAAGCAAACCATTATTCCATTACTAAAACAGAGTTACAAACAtttgaatgaaaaatatataaagatattttcCATCCAGAAACAAAGTCTTTAATCATTAACTGTTTCCACAACACAAACCAAGCAAGCAAACAAACAGACACTAATATCCATCACAAAATAAGGAAAAACATTACAGAAAACCGAAGAGATCACACAAACACAATATTAATTTGATCACTAAGTGCTCAATTTTATTCATACATTGAGCCACCGCGTGTAACCTATGCGTACATAGCTTAGAAGCGGTTTGTCTGGAACAGGTATGCACTTGACGACCCAATCGATAGGCTAAGAAATGAGGGCAACTCCAAAACATATACCCCACTGCTTCAACTTCAACCTCTTAAttgcataatcatggttatgcagAAAAAGTTCCACAAACACTAACTGAAGACAAATGGTTATTACAATGATCAGTAGAAACGTAATGTCCCTGTGTATTCCCTTAAACACCTTCTTGATACTCTCTAGATTTCTTgcattgaataaattgaaaacttGGCAGAGCATGAAAGCATTGAAGATCAAggcatttctttttaaaaaaaaaatttcgccCTCACTATCGTCAACACCCAAAATTGATTTGGCCTTGAACATTAGTGTGAAAACCACGACAATCTGGTATACAACTTGACCCAAGAGGTTTCTCCACATGACATTGGATATGAGTGGCTCTTTCCTGCCCAAATGTTGCCTCTTGATGGGTTCCTTGGTGGGCTTCTCTGTTGCAAGAGCCAGAGCAGCCAGTGTACTTATAACCAAGTTCAACCACAATACGTGGGCCGAGTTAAATGGGATTTCACCTTTAAAAACTGCTGACATGAAGACGATATCAAGGACAGCAAGATTGAGAGTGAGCTGGAACTGTATGAATTTCTGTATGTTGTTGTAAATGCATATGCTTGATTTCAGTACATCGGCTACTGCTGCAAAATTATCATCCAAGATTACGAAGTTGGAGATCTTCTTGCCGACATCGGTGCCTTCCGTACCCATGTAGATTCCTACATCAGCTTCAACCATTGGCAATACATCGTTTTTGCTATTGCCACACACTGCAACAATGTTGTCTTTTTCCTTCAAGGTTTTTACCATTAGGAGTTTATCATCAGGAGATGAGCTTGCCATGACTCTGATTTTGTCAACTTTTTGCACTCTTTCCTTCAGAGTGTAGCTTCGAAACTCCTCACCATTTATTACTTCTCCCTCCTGGTATGGATCTGTTAGTATTCCACACTCTCTGGCTATGTGTATTGCCGTGGAAACATCGTCGCCCGTGAACAACTTGACATCTACTCTGGCATTCTTGCAGTCTCTCACGGCTTCATTCATTTCTGGACGACATGGTTCCTCGACAATGACACCCACCAGTGCTAATAGTACCAGACCATTTTCTTTCACCATTTAATGATGATTTCCATCTGAATCAACTCCAACGCCAGCAAACGCGATGCACTGGAGGCTGCTCTCCGTCATACCTTGAATGATTCGATCGAAGTCCTCTTTTTGTCTATCGTCGAGATCTTTAATGGTCCCGGACTGGTCGTAGTAGCTTGAGCACATTTCTAGAATCATCTCTGCTTCTCCTTTCCAATGGACATGCTCTGTGTTGTCTGCCATCCTCTTCATCAAAATCCCACTTCGTAATTTCTTCTTCTGTGACTGTGACAGTGATAGTGACTGTGAACTGAAAGCTGCAGCCTCTTGATCATGACAAACGCAGTGACGAAGAATTGCGCACCTACTTTTCACTTTCATATCTATATGCAAGTCGTGAATAGCCCATGAAAGAATTGCTTTATCAGTTGGAGTACTATTTCTAGCACTACTTGTATTCAGAGCAATTCCCTCTTGTAACAAGTTTTGAACAATATTAGAAACATTTGAAAAGTAAGCTTCTTTTTCCAAAGAGCATTGGCCAAGCCAAAACTTCGTGACCTTGGTTTGGTTCATGGTTAGCGTGCCTGTCTTGTTGGTACAAATGGCGGTGATAGATCCCATAGTCTCAGAATCGGAGAAATCTATCACCATTTGCATGTCACCCATCGTTCTCTTCTTTGAAAAAAAGATAGTAAGTTGCACACCAAATCTCAAGCTTTCTGGAATTGCAACCACAATAGTGGTAAAGGCAATTGTTACAAATTGCACAAGTGAAGAatccaaatatttataattatcatCAGCAAGACCAGACATAAAATCTTCCCGCCGTCCATAAATGTTTGTGGCTTTCCCAAAAATGTATCTGCCGAGCATGATTACAAAACCTATGATGGCAATTGGCAGACCAATCTTGATACGTATTGAGTAAGTAAACCTGTTCACTCGCTCTTCCACTGTGGTTTCCCGATCACTAGACTTGCTACTATGTTGATTCAAGATTTTGCACCATTTTGCCTTCATGCCAACTGATGTAACCACCATCTGACAACCATAACCATCAATCACTTGAGATCCAGAAAATAGAAATGGATTCGTCTCGCCAATCTGCACGTTGTGACTCTCACGATTATCAGTACTATCCTCTACCATGCTCGATTCGTCAACATGCAGATTATCCCCTTTTAAGAACAAGCCGTCTGCTGGAACTTTGTCTCCAATGTTTAAGCAAACTACATCTCCAACAACGATTTCAGATATCGGAATCTTCTTGACTTTCCCACCTCACAAAACTTCGATTTGGTTTTCGGTGTTGTTGCTGGCTTTCGACTTTTTGCGAGAAGGTCTGTGTCTACCGATGGCAGACGCagcaacaaaaaggaaaaaggaaaccaAAACGCTAGCGATTTCCTTGAAGACCACAAATGCTCGTAGAGAGTCCCATATTGATCTTAAGAAACCCTGTGGAGCTGGCTTTTTATATGTGTTGGAACCCAATATTTTACGTCGTCGAGCAACCTTCTTTTCATTATCGGGAATCCCGTTGTTGATATCAGTTTCGAGAGTTTTTGCTACACCTTTAATCCCTTTCAGCTGCGTATTAAGTCGATCCAAATCCTTCTTCTCCACAACTTTCATGATCTTTTTGTGTTTGTTGTGTTTGATAGACATaactaccatttttttttttttggtgcttggttgttgttgtttttttggttggggggggggggggggtggttcGTGTTGGGGTGTGTGGTGGCTTGAAATCGATAATGGTGGAACCAAAAGAGAGAGGGAATTCTGGTTTTACAGTACTTCTTTGTTTTGaagatattatgtatataattttaatcGGAAGGGGATTGGGAAAGAAATGGCAGTGCTTACGAGAAATTTTTTCTCACATTCTAAATCAACTTTTTCATCTTATGCTTGACTCATTGTCATGTTACAtctctttcattcttttttctttccattctcTTTTCAaatgtcatttatttatttatatgcacTCAAAATCACTagttaaatttagtttttagcTTAATTCCAAAAGAGCCATTTATTCAATCTAGATTTTAGCTTTTGGATGCGAGGTGGATACATTTAATGCAACTTTTTCAGGCTTTCTTGTTGCTTCAAGGGGAAGGAAGAATGTCTTGCTGTGGAGGACAATATATGGTGGAATGGATAATTAAAGTCCAAAGTCAGCTACTTTGATTCTTTGATTATCCAGCATAAAGCCAGAGTGACCACTATGGTAGCTGAGAGGCCTTCATGGCTCTCTCTTTTGGTTGCAAGAGCTTAATGAAGTACAATCTCTTTTATCGGGGAAAAGGGGCTCTCTCTTTTGTTGTAAAAAGGATATTGGTCCTATTTTATCCTAATGAGGTAATATcgctttcatttaaaaaaaaaaaaatagaaaattaagaagttattaaaaaaaaaaaaactcaaacatTTTTCAATATTCATATAACTTTTGCTAATAAATAATACCCAGCTACTTTATTAACGAACtgcttctttaatttatttatttactattaaaaaaaaaaaaaaagcttattaTACGGCACACACCCACGGATTAACTTGGAAGTTTCAAACCAAGCCACGTTGCCCCAACAAATAatactcttctttctttttatgaaaTCCTCTGACACTTCCTCAGCCTCTCACCAATTAACGGAcacaatcatttttaaaaaaattagaaagtcaTCAAGTCAAAAAGACTTGGATAACcttacttttattttaggatAGTACTAgaggtattaattttttttttcataaaatttatttagaaaataatatgaCATAACATCAGTACTTGAcgattgacaaaaaaaaaaaagaaatatatatatatatatatatatatattctaagatTTATAGAAAATGAGCCAATAGAATTATGCCACGCCatgttagtaaataaatttggtagaAAACTTTCATGCCTCCTCTAGAATTActgtttatttcatttttaaaactttcCATCTCTTTTCACTTAGGAATTCAGCAGCCATACCCCTCTCATTATTTGACTAATTTATAGCTCTCTAGCTCTCTAAAGCCAAGGATATATTAGAGATGAATCCATGGACAAaggtaattaaaattaaaatttctctttgctctttcctaaaatatctaaaattactAATCTGAACTAGTTGATTAATTTCCATACTTAAAAGGTCataaatttgtgacattgaaaTGAAGAAGGGTGGAAATCGTtgcaaatgataaaaataaaaataaacattagaaACATTAGTTGATTAACTAGGGCATTTTAACTGTTAATCTTTGGAAAATTATACATGAAACCTTTGGTCTctcttaaaattaattaattgcataaACCTTTTCATTATGGGAAAAAAACTGTATAATTTAAATCATTCCTCAAGACATCtatttaggggaaaaaaaatatcattctcTTAAAATATAGGATCAACAAACATATCAATGTCATGacgttttgaagaaaataataaatttattgtgccacataaatatatatatgtatatatattatcatgcaTAGATTTCCATGAAATGGAAAATTATGGAAAACAAGAGTTTGATcagatgaaatattttaaaatcattgccCTCTAGGATGAATGGTATTTTCTTCCAATAAAATGGCTGGATTGTGAATCTtacatgatttttattttttttaatgaataaaaaaaagttggaatGGTAAAAGTTGGCATATCTGTTAAAATTTTACAACTATAATTGAGCCTACGAACTAGGCGATGGTAGCACTTGGATTACAAGATTTTTGGGTTAGAGGATTTCCGTAAAAACATCTATGCAATGTGTTTTTAAATAAGCTTAATGTCTTTTTCTGTTCTTGTTTGTATTCCCTTACTTTTCGTTCTTTTTCAAAGGACAAATTTCTGGTGGTTTCGAAAGCACAACTCCCTACTCTTACAAGTTGATGGAATCTACACATGTAAGTAGGTCCATATGTATCTCACCTATTTGAGAGAGCATGGCCCATTGTCcgacataaaatttatacattggccctgtttctttcttttcctctttcccttttctccgcTTTTGCATTTTCCAAGTTTGGTAAtagcttttcatttttttttttttaaaatacgttttgttgtttttgttctaACTGATCAGGCTTTAGTACCTCCTAACTCccttcaaattttcaaagtaTTATCTCCAGGCTTTGCGCCCTAGCCTAGCAGAcccttctttttaaaaataagtaaattttcaAGCCACAGTCTccaacaattttttctttttaccattCTCCAATAAACACACTTCTTCTTAAAAGTAAATGGGATAACACAATTGTTTGAAGGTCATGATCCAATAACACAATTGGAATTCtaatagagaaagagaaagaggaaaataGATTCTAAAAATGTTGGAGTAGGGAGTAGCTGtctcaacaaaataaattctttacTTGATGGTATAATAAATAAGGTAAAGATAACTTGGTTGTAGCGTGTAAGTGATACAAGTTTTAAATGAGATTCTAGaaattgttgatgatgatgatgagttattttttaaagttgcaAATATCTTTACTGAAAGGAACAATAGTGAAATATTTGGGATTCTTTGCCACATTTTTAGGTTCCTTGTCTATGCTATTCACTTAATCAATACATGATACATCATTTAATTGCATCTGACTTGCACATATATGCTTAGTGGTATACAAAATTTGGTATCCAGTGTTCTCCTTTTATACAAAAATATCGTTTTTTTACAGGTAACTTATATacataaaaaccaaaagaaaaatagacaCAATTGGTGCAATGAATATATGTTGTTTATTTAGCTAAGTATCTTGGTATACTTTCTACGTCCAACTTAGTGACAGTCCCCCTTGCTTCTTCTCAATGGAAGACCCAAACTACGGCGGAGAACTTGGTATCCTAGAGCTAAGTTTGATAGCCGATGAACAAAGTGCAAAAAAGGTATCACAATGCCGTTTAGTGGGAAAAATTCTATCCGAAAAAATCGTTAATCAAGGCAAAGTTTCGGTGATTATCAAAAGAGTATGGTTTACATAGGAGCCAGTCGGGATGGAACAATTAGGTCTGAAcatcttttgtttgttttcaaaACAGCTCTTGACCGCAACTATATTTGGGCCAAATGACCTTGGTCTCTCTCTGGTTCACACCTTCTGCTACGAGAATGGGGTCATGAGATGGCAGTTAATGACTTAGATTTTAGCTTTTCTTTATTCTGGGTTCAGATCCATGGTCTCCCTCTCCAGTACATGACCAGGGACAATGCTATTATAATCGGGGGTTTATTCAAGGAAGTGCTTCAATGCGACACAGCTTCTCGGACAAACATTGTGGGTACTCGTTACATGAGAATTCAAGTCAAAGTGGGTGTGAGAAAACCTCTTCTCACTGGTTTCATGCAGAAAATTGGACATGGTAAGATCTGGACCAAGTTCTACTATGAACGTTGGGTGGAATTTTGCTACAATTGTGGTGTTATCGGACATGGCAACGCTGCTTGTGCTTACCCAACCCTTCATAATCAGCTCTCAGATGTGTATCTGTATGGTCCTTGGATTCATGCAGAGGCAGATGCTTATTCTGTTGTAGTTGAGGGTAGTTCCTTGAGGAGAATGGAATTACCTCGTAAAGAAATCTTTGATCCACTCTCTAGTGATAGCAATCCAGTTGAGGGTATGGGTGGTCAGGAAGAAGCCCTCATTAACTTGAATGGCGGCGAACGGCGAGCTTCAGGGTTCATTGGCGAGTCAACACAGTGGGGACGTAGATCGAATAATTCCAAATTGATTGGCTTTAACCTTGAGGTGCGTCTCAGTCTGAGCCACTTATACCGAGGCACGTGGGAGAAGGGGATGGTGTGTCTGTCCAACATCAATCAAGTTCAATTCAGGGACCGAGGGCCTACTACGTTTGAATTTTTGAATCCCGCTTCAATTGCAAAGGTCAGTGGGCCAAAGAACTGGGCTCGTGAGAGTTCGACCTTTGAAGGTGGCAAAAAACCTGCTCACAAAGTAGAAAAACAGATGGGTTAGAAACGAAAAAGCATCTTGGCTAGCCTAAGTGATTTGGACGAGAGTTTATTAGTTACCAAAGAGCTGATTTCTACTTCCACCTCAACAGCCTTTAAAGCCCACACCTTGCTGAACCCTACTACTACTGAGCCCGCAGGGACGTGTAATGAGACACTCAAGTTCCCTTATGTGGCCCACCCTGATCCCTTCTGTATAAGTctgaaaattagaaaaagatCAAAAAAGAGTTCTAGTTTGAAAAATAGAGCAAGGCATCGGTTCTTCGAGGAAGTTCTCAGCTCGCAGAATGATGAAGTTTGTCCTTACAACAGTTTGGCTGAGGAAGCGGGCCTTACCATGCCCCCTCCTCCCCAGTGAAGTTGTTGTCCTGGAACTGCAGAGGACTAGGGAGGCCCTCTGCAGTTAGAAGCCTTCGAGGCTTGATTATGAATTCCTCCCCCCAGGGTCTTTTTCTCATTGAGATCAAGTTAAGTTCAGAGAAGTTGGCACAATTAGGTAATTCCCT contains the following coding sequences:
- the LOC132803163 gene encoding calcium-transporting ATPase 12, plasma membrane-type-like translates to MVEDSTDNRESHNVQIGETNPFLFSGSQVIDGYGCQMVVTSVGMKAKWCKILNQHSSKSSDRETTVEERVNRFTYSIRIKIGLPIAIIGFVIMLGRYIFGKATNIYGRREDFMSGLADDNYKYLDSSLVQFVTIAFTTIVVAIPESLRFGVQLTIFFSKKRTMGDMQMVIDFSDSETMGSITAICTNKTGTLTMNQTKVTKFWLGQCSLEKEAYFSNVSNIVQNLLQEGIALNTSSARNSTPTDKAILSWAIHDLHIDMKVKSRCAILRHCVCHDQEAAAFSSQSLSLSQSQKKKLRSGILMKRMADNTEHVHWKGEAEMILEMCSSYYDQSGTIKDLDDRQKEDFDRIIQGMTESSLQCIAFAGVGVDSDGNHH
- the LOC132803162 gene encoding putative calcium-transporting ATPase 13, plasma membrane-type is translated as MVKENGLVLLALVGVIVEEPCRPEMNEAVRDCKNARVDVKLFTGDDVSTAIHIARECGILTDPYQEGEVINGEEFRSYTLKERVQKVDKIRVMASSSPDDKLLMVKTLKEKDNIVAVCGNSKNDVLPMVEADVGIYMGTEGTDVGKKISNFVILDDNFAAVADVLKSSICIYNNIQKFIQFQLTLNLAVLDIVFMSAVFKGEIPFNSAHVLWLNLVISTLAALALATEKPTKEPIKRQHLGRKEPLISNVMWRNLLGQVVYQIVVVFTLMFKAKSILGVDDSEGEIFFLKRNALIFNAFMLCQVFNLFNARNLESIKKVFKGIHRDITFLLIIVITICLQLVFVELFLHNHDYAIKRLKLKQWGICFGVALIS